Proteins from one Mucilaginibacter jinjuensis genomic window:
- a CDS encoding FAD-dependent monooxygenase yields the protein MRNTAYDVVIIGAGPAGLAAAITLRKYADVQVLVIDSGKADKIRPGESIPPAALSCINFLGLREQFDCAGHFAYPGNASVWGRDMVGFNDAVLDPLGPPWRLNRLVFDQILVIATDERGVAINWETQYIEQQPIANGYELTLYERIKRQKYSVRTQMVIDASGAGAHFARSLGVKTHIEDQLLGLVRFSTIDSGKMTAQTLLEADKNGWWYAAKLPDNKLVSMYVTEAYTLRQMKNDMAENFSNGIRQTQLLAPRLAPLMLSDHHYYKFPVYSSFLEKVYEERWLAAGDAALCFDPIAAQGIYKSLSTGIRAGKTAVEMLTSNFTDINSAKMYQEYIDANYHTYVNERNHLYQQEQRWPQSNFWKNRIQAQNKAPNTISESKREFQIL from the coding sequence ATGCGTAATACGGCGTATGATGTGGTAATTATCGGAGCAGGGCCTGCGGGGCTTGCAGCAGCAATAACGTTAAGGAAATATGCTGACGTGCAGGTACTGGTGATCGACTCCGGGAAAGCAGATAAGATAAGACCGGGCGAAAGTATCCCCCCTGCAGCCTTATCCTGCATTAACTTTTTAGGCCTGCGCGAACAATTTGATTGCGCAGGCCATTTTGCCTACCCGGGTAATGCATCTGTTTGGGGACGTGATATGGTTGGGTTTAACGACGCCGTACTTGATCCGCTGGGGCCTCCATGGCGGCTTAACCGCCTGGTGTTTGATCAAATACTGGTAATTGCAACAGATGAACGCGGAGTAGCTATAAACTGGGAAACACAGTATATTGAACAGCAACCTATAGCAAATGGCTATGAATTGACCTTGTATGAACGGATTAAGCGACAAAAGTATTCCGTCCGTACACAAATGGTTATTGACGCATCAGGTGCAGGAGCACATTTTGCCCGGTCTTTAGGAGTTAAAACGCATATTGAGGATCAGCTTTTAGGATTGGTTAGGTTCAGTACGATTGACTCCGGAAAAATGACCGCCCAAACACTGTTAGAGGCAGATAAAAACGGGTGGTGGTATGCCGCCAAATTACCGGACAATAAACTGGTAAGCATGTATGTAACAGAAGCCTATACACTTCGGCAAATGAAAAATGATATGGCTGAAAATTTTTCTAATGGTATCAGGCAAACCCAACTGCTTGCTCCCCGTCTGGCCCCATTAATGCTTAGTGACCATCATTATTATAAGTTCCCTGTTTACTCATCGTTCCTGGAAAAAGTTTACGAAGAGCGCTGGCTGGCTGCCGGCGATGCTGCCTTATGCTTTGACCCCATTGCTGCACAGGGTATTTACAAAAGCCTTTCAACGGGCATCAGGGCAGGAAAAACTGCTGTGGAGATGTTAACAAGCAATTTTACTGATATAAATTCTGCAAAAATGTACCAGGAATATATAGATGCCAATTATCATACTTATGTTAATGAACGCAATCATCTTTATCAACAAGAGCAACGCTGGCCGCAATCAAACTTTTGGAAAAATCGTATACAAGCTCAAAACAAAGCACCAAACACAATATCAGAATCTAAGCGGGAATTTCAAATCCTGTGA
- a CDS encoding error-prone DNA polymerase, producing the protein MRYAELQVTSNFSFLRGGSHPYELIQQAAALGYEAIALTDRNTLAGVVRAHMAAKQAGIRFIPACRLDLVNGTSLLAYPTGRDAYGRLSALLTRGNLRTEKGQCELYKADVYEYKDGIIFIAIPPEAKLNPKFEFADTFKQDLLEYRQVFGLSFYLAASFNYQGQDAKRLFRLAETGIPLAAVGDVHYHHPVRRELQDVLTCIREKCTINAAGFKLHPNAERHLKPLDEIQRLFRAYPKALENATYIANSCAFSLDTLKYIEPEETIADGLTPQERLNKLSWAGARERFGEDIPEKHRKQIEFELAFIEKRKLAPYFLRVYRYTQKAEDLGILHQGRGSAANSTVCYCLGITAVNPAESRLLFSRFMSDARNEWPDIDVDFEHERREEIIQYIYNTYGRDKAAIVATVTQERHKGAIRDVGKAMGLSEDTIKRAGATIWDFSEEGFDEKRLREQGLNPQDPLIRKVLELTTQLIGFPRQLGQHTGGFVMTDGLLSDLCPVLNARMEERTQLEWNKDDLEDLQILKVDVLGLGMLTTIRKAFDLVLKHYGRKLTLANIPQGDTLVYDMICRGDTIGDFQIESRAQMSMLPRLKPRKFYDLVIQVAIVRPGPIQGDMVHPYLRRRNGEEPVTYPSKELEDILGRTLGVPLFQEQAMEIAITAAGFTPAEADQLRRSMASFKANGQLKHYEQKMVSGMMARGYEEAYAKQVFKQLQGFEGYGFPESHAASFALLVYVSAWLKCHYPDVFCAALLNSQPMGFYQPAQLVRDAQDHGVNVLPVDVNYSEWDNTLEKTDGKFFALRLGFREVDGLKEADMAVLVAMRDDGYLHIDQLRSGGVPEAALAKLADADAFRSLGADRRMALWEISALADRPFGLFADHLSETLLELQVELPKMTEGQHVVQDYISTGLSLKNHPVGLVRKKLSEMHNIRVGDLKKCQDKDYVKLAGLITVRQRPGTAKGVLFMTLEDESGSANLVVWSDQFDKYRKEIIQSRLLMVAGKLQIANGVTHLVVHRCFNLTALLRSLTESSSDDLPLTLVRGDETTKPYNYDRRAAEQFMPAEYAFHEGRNFK; encoded by the coding sequence ATGCGGTATGCGGAATTACAGGTTACTTCCAACTTCAGCTTCCTGCGCGGGGGCTCGCATCCCTATGAACTAATTCAGCAGGCGGCGGCTTTAGGTTATGAAGCAATTGCTTTAACGGATAGGAATACTCTGGCCGGTGTGGTGCGTGCCCACATGGCCGCCAAACAAGCGGGCATTCGTTTTATCCCAGCCTGTAGATTAGACCTCGTGAATGGCACGAGCTTATTGGCTTATCCGACCGGGCGGGATGCTTACGGACGCTTATCTGCCCTGCTGACCCGCGGTAACCTGCGGACGGAAAAAGGTCAATGCGAACTCTATAAGGCAGATGTTTATGAATACAAGGACGGGATCATCTTTATTGCGATTCCGCCTGAAGCAAAGCTCAACCCCAAATTTGAATTTGCAGATACCTTTAAGCAAGATTTGCTGGAATATCGCCAGGTATTCGGATTATCGTTCTACCTCGCTGCTTCCTTTAATTACCAGGGCCAGGATGCTAAACGATTATTTCGTCTGGCCGAAACCGGGATACCCCTGGCGGCTGTCGGCGATGTACATTACCACCACCCGGTCCGACGTGAACTGCAGGACGTACTAACCTGCATCCGGGAGAAATGCACGATCAATGCTGCCGGATTTAAATTGCATCCGAATGCGGAGCGGCATTTGAAGCCGCTCGATGAAATACAGCGCTTGTTCCGGGCCTACCCGAAGGCGCTGGAAAATGCGACCTATATTGCCAATTCCTGTGCTTTTTCTTTAGATACGCTCAAATATATCGAGCCGGAAGAAACCATTGCGGATGGTCTGACACCGCAGGAGCGGCTCAATAAACTGAGCTGGGCGGGTGCCCGAGAACGTTTTGGAGAAGATATCCCGGAGAAACACCGCAAACAGATCGAGTTCGAACTGGCTTTTATCGAAAAGCGAAAGCTCGCGCCTTATTTCCTGCGGGTTTACCGCTATACCCAGAAAGCGGAAGACCTGGGTATCCTGCACCAGGGCAGGGGGTCGGCAGCCAATTCTACGGTTTGTTATTGCCTCGGCATTACGGCAGTCAACCCGGCCGAATCCCGCCTATTGTTTTCCCGCTTTATGTCCGATGCCCGGAACGAATGGCCCGATATCGATGTGGATTTTGAACATGAAAGAAGGGAAGAGATCATCCAGTATATCTATAACACTTACGGCAGGGACAAAGCGGCAATCGTCGCCACCGTTACACAGGAGCGGCATAAAGGCGCGATCCGGGATGTGGGCAAGGCCATGGGCTTATCTGAAGATACCATCAAACGGGCAGGGGCGACGATCTGGGATTTTTCGGAAGAAGGCTTTGATGAAAAGCGCCTGCGGGAGCAGGGCCTGAATCCGCAGGACCCACTGATCCGGAAAGTATTGGAATTAACCACGCAGCTGATCGGCTTCCCCAGGCAGTTGGGCCAGCACACCGGAGGGTTTGTCATGACCGACGGTTTGCTCTCTGACCTTTGCCCGGTACTGAATGCCCGGATGGAGGAGCGTACACAGCTGGAATGGAACAAGGATGACCTCGAAGATTTGCAGATCCTGAAGGTGGATGTGCTGGGCTTGGGGATGCTGACCACCATCCGTAAGGCATTTGACCTTGTGCTTAAACACTATGGCAGGAAACTGACTCTGGCTAATATTCCCCAGGGTGATACTTTGGTTTACGATATGATCTGCCGGGGGGATACCATCGGTGATTTCCAGATCGAAAGCCGGGCACAAATGTCGATGCTGCCCCGGCTAAAACCCAGGAAGTTCTATGACTTGGTGATCCAGGTTGCAATCGTCAGGCCGGGACCGATACAGGGTGATATGGTGCATCCTTACCTGCGCAGACGTAATGGGGAAGAACCGGTAACCTACCCATCCAAAGAGCTGGAAGACATCCTGGGCCGGACATTAGGCGTGCCGCTGTTCCAGGAACAGGCCATGGAAATTGCGATCACCGCTGCGGGCTTTACGCCGGCAGAAGCAGACCAGTTGCGGCGCAGTATGGCCTCTTTCAAAGCCAATGGCCAGCTAAAACATTATGAACAGAAAATGGTCTCTGGCATGATGGCGCGCGGTTACGAAGAGGCTTATGCGAAACAGGTATTCAAGCAATTGCAGGGCTTTGAAGGCTACGGCTTCCCGGAAAGCCATGCAGCCTCTTTTGCATTACTGGTTTACGTATCCGCTTGGTTGAAATGCCATTACCCGGACGTGTTCTGTGCAGCGCTCCTCAACAGCCAGCCGATGGGCTTTTACCAGCCTGCACAGCTCGTACGGGATGCGCAGGACCATGGGGTCAACGTATTACCGGTTGATGTGAATTATTCGGAATGGGATAATACGCTGGAGAAAACAGATGGCAAATTCTTTGCCTTACGGCTCGGGTTCCGGGAAGTAGATGGCCTGAAAGAAGCCGATATGGCTGTACTCGTAGCCATGCGGGACGATGGGTATTTGCATATCGATCAATTACGAAGCGGAGGAGTGCCGGAAGCTGCCCTGGCAAAACTGGCGGATGCGGACGCTTTCCGCTCTTTAGGCGCTGACCGGCGGATGGCCCTTTGGGAAATATCGGCTTTGGCTGACCGGCCATTCGGCTTATTTGCTGACCACCTGTCTGAAACTTTGCTGGAACTGCAGGTTGAGCTGCCGAAGATGACCGAAGGGCAGCATGTGGTCCAGGATTATATCTCTACCGGTTTATCGCTTAAAAATCACCCGGTAGGCCTGGTGCGGAAGAAGTTATCGGAAATGCATAATATCCGTGTCGGTGATCTGAAAAAATGCCAGGATAAAGATTATGTGAAATTGGCGGGCCTCATTACGGTCAGGCAACGCCCTGGTACGGCAAAAGGCGTTTTGTTTATGACATTGGAAGACGAATCCGGATCGGCGAACCTGGTGGTTTGGTCGGACCAGTTTGATAAATACCGCAAAGAGATCATCCAGTCAAGACTGCTGATGGTAGCCGGGAAATTACAGATTGCCAATGGCGTAACACATTTGGTGGTGCACCGCTGTTTTAACCTGACCGCTTTATTGCGTAGTTTAACAGAAAGCAGTTCGGACGATCTGCCGCTTACCTTAGTAAGAGGTGATGAAACGACAAAGCCGTATAATTATGACCGGCGCGCGGCGGAGCAGTTCATGCCGGCTGAGTATGCCTTTCATGAGGGCAGAAATTTTAAATAA
- a CDS encoding LodA/GoxA family CTQ-dependent oxidase — translation MSVNKVFRIHPTINFARIGTSKEYYLSPETSAGLPIDGSATTGGLPIKPGTENTVIDATDLRDEDGYLKRQAARFRLYYYELDGPDAYPCPAKPTEVIKGTVLADGRKVKDIIWTVHLANKKAASYNVVPLVGVDAYKDGLPQLRNPQVYGTTGTVNDPIRLKNLVIDPGPRAVSAVANNKLKFNAKTPASYSSNGQIEEITTYPATFPSGELHYPSGKLDSLGEILTDKEGRLLVLAAHGNTAAGIDEYGDPVPCTGDLNNASWYDDAADGPVSATIVFEDGTFQEAFNAWVVCCDPSYAPQIRNVVSIWDDVYDAWVRGLNLQPQLFAEGNFNPAFLPAFESMVRPVFRAALLQRWTVNLPRMAIKAHEAVDAITAADNPDKTIMAGLNFIRNPNLTGTAQSEVNTGVPLMPLSVGDAGTSFLTVTKTQYFFLEQWSKHNFTDGEGQQLGKGEYLDMASLSNCLGGRYVPGIEMSYVIRSTDIYQQDWQTSGAGPFRLKAIPLNYAKANQAPFLTAGWFPLQEDLNGLEPGDMTKFMAIPWQTDYNSCSIHQPSINTNGVNKTNGNGTTLYWSWPAQRPDAVFVAEQVISNVLPKQQWAIRGKGTYSLDPKSASTFQKANQSVKDWDKLGVIVQGTIIGPDYDPDYYLEVQNQFDETVIPDNPALEWPFNTTPPANTPI, via the coding sequence ATGTCAGTAAATAAAGTATTCCGCATACATCCCACCATTAACTTTGCCCGCATAGGTACCAGTAAGGAGTATTACCTTTCGCCAGAAACCAGTGCCGGACTACCGATAGACGGCTCGGCCACAACAGGAGGCCTGCCCATTAAACCAGGCACAGAAAATACGGTAATAGATGCTACAGACCTGCGCGACGAAGATGGCTATCTTAAAAGGCAAGCCGCCCGCTTCCGTTTATATTATTATGAATTAGATGGCCCAGATGCTTATCCCTGCCCTGCCAAGCCTACAGAAGTAATCAAAGGAACTGTACTTGCAGACGGTCGTAAAGTAAAAGATATCATTTGGACAGTACATCTCGCTAATAAAAAGGCGGCCTCTTACAATGTTGTACCGCTGGTTGGTGTAGATGCCTATAAAGACGGGCTGCCACAACTACGCAACCCGCAGGTATACGGCACAACCGGTACCGTTAATGATCCAATCCGTTTAAAAAACTTGGTGATCGACCCGGGGCCAAGGGCTGTTTCTGCCGTTGCGAATAATAAACTCAAGTTTAATGCAAAAACGCCGGCGAGTTATAGTTCAAACGGGCAGATCGAAGAAATAACTACCTATCCGGCTACCTTTCCTTCCGGCGAATTGCACTATCCTTCGGGCAAGCTGGATTCATTGGGTGAAATATTGACAGATAAAGAAGGCAGATTGTTGGTATTAGCCGCTCACGGCAACACAGCCGCCGGAATTGATGAATACGGCGACCCGGTACCTTGCACGGGTGACCTGAATAATGCCAGCTGGTACGATGATGCTGCCGACGGCCCGGTATCGGCAACTATTGTGTTTGAAGACGGCACCTTTCAGGAAGCGTTTAATGCCTGGGTAGTTTGCTGTGACCCGTCTTACGCACCACAAATACGCAATGTGGTATCGATATGGGATGATGTTTATGATGCCTGGGTAAGAGGGCTTAACCTGCAGCCGCAACTATTTGCGGAAGGCAATTTTAATCCGGCTTTTCTTCCTGCATTTGAAAGCATGGTAAGGCCGGTATTTAGGGCAGCATTGTTACAACGATGGACGGTAAACCTGCCTCGTATGGCGATTAAAGCACACGAAGCGGTGGATGCTATTACGGCTGCTGATAACCCTGATAAAACAATTATGGCCGGGCTTAATTTTATCAGGAACCCTAATCTTACGGGCACCGCGCAATCTGAAGTAAACACCGGCGTACCATTAATGCCCCTATCTGTTGGTGATGCGGGCACATCTTTCCTGACCGTGACCAAAACGCAGTATTTCTTTTTAGAACAATGGAGCAAGCATAACTTTACTGATGGTGAAGGCCAGCAACTGGGCAAAGGCGAATACCTGGATATGGCATCATTAAGCAATTGCCTTGGCGGCAGGTATGTACCGGGTATTGAAATGAGTTATGTGATCAGATCAACCGATATCTACCAGCAAGACTGGCAAACAAGCGGCGCCGGGCCTTTCAGGTTGAAGGCAATCCCGCTCAATTATGCGAAAGCCAATCAGGCTCCTTTCTTAACTGCCGGATGGTTTCCCTTACAAGAAGATCTGAATGGTCTGGAACCAGGGGACATGACAAAATTTATGGCCATACCATGGCAAACAGATTACAACTCCTGCTCTATACACCAGCCAAGCATTAATACCAATGGGGTGAATAAAACAAACGGTAATGGCACAACCCTTTACTGGTCATGGCCTGCACAACGGCCCGATGCGGTTTTTGTGGCCGAACAGGTGATTAGCAATGTACTTCCTAAACAGCAATGGGCCATCAGGGGTAAGGGTACTTACTCATTAGACCCCAAAAGTGCCAGTACCTTTCAGAAAGCCAATCAGTCTGTTAAAGATTGGGATAAGCTGGGTGTTATTGTACAAGGCACTATCATTGGCCCGGATTATGACCCGGATTATTATCTCGAGGTCCAAAATCAATTTGATGAAACCGTTATACCAGATAACCCGGCACTGGAATGGCCATTTAATACCACTCCTCCCGCCAATACGCCAATTTAA
- a CDS encoding ferritin-like domain-containing protein, producing the protein MSTEPTPQSDPHWNLKHLHEHIQYAADLELWTIPFYMSAMYSVINRTSQQFQLIQSVINQEMLHLQSVANIGNAYGYSPKISVPVYAGQTIPHLDFNLDVPNPTQSFQPYTAEIGPLDIAHINAMCLIEYPEWDSSAPVSLKQNVKEYANIGDFYRALRYGAGLFKDRIKGGINQVNYFSAYYRLMPGMTITENGSAGFNQVGMLIDLITDQGEGSNAGQNNDPLIANFQNTADDLLQTIDHFEKFEMIKNNMQLQETYAFKPVSDYTDYDRQLVEILKEHFNKLRNRLDALFVGENPDDFIPTMVSVGAAIQNCWKNGVTPQFS; encoded by the coding sequence ATGTCCACCGAACCAACCCCACAATCCGATCCGCACTGGAATCTGAAGCATCTTCATGAGCATATCCAGTACGCTGCAGACCTCGAGCTATGGACCATCCCTTTTTACATGTCGGCCATGTATTCTGTGATTAACCGCACTTCGCAGCAATTTCAGCTTATCCAATCTGTAATTAACCAAGAGATGCTGCATTTACAAAGTGTGGCCAATATTGGCAATGCCTATGGCTACAGCCCTAAAATCAGCGTACCTGTTTATGCAGGCCAAACCATTCCGCACCTCGATTTTAACCTAGATGTACCTAACCCTACGCAAAGTTTCCAACCATATACGGCAGAGATTGGTCCATTGGATATTGCCCATATCAACGCCATGTGCCTCATTGAATACCCCGAATGGGATTCTTCGGCACCGGTTTCGCTTAAGCAAAATGTAAAGGAATATGCTAATATCGGCGATTTTTACCGTGCCCTGCGCTATGGTGCAGGTCTTTTTAAAGACCGCATTAAAGGTGGTATAAACCAGGTCAATTATTTTTCGGCCTATTACAGGTTAATGCCAGGTATGACCATTACCGAAAACGGCAGCGCCGGTTTTAACCAGGTGGGCATGCTGATTGATCTGATCACCGACCAGGGAGAAGGTTCAAACGCCGGCCAGAACAATGATCCGCTGATTGCAAATTTCCAGAACACGGCAGACGATTTACTACAAACCATTGATCACTTTGAGAAATTTGAGATGATCAAGAACAATATGCAACTACAGGAAACCTATGCATTTAAGCCGGTAAGTGACTACACTGATTACGACAGGCAACTGGTTGAGATACTGAAAGAACATTTTAACAAACTGCGTAACCGGCTCGACGCACTTTTTGTTGGCGAGAACCCCGACGACTTTATACCAACCATGGTAAGCGTAGGCGCAGCCATTCAGAACTGTTGGAAAAACGGCGTTACCCCACAATTCAGTTAA
- a CDS encoding DNA polymerase Y family protein has protein sequence MAIWFRHLLTDGLAIRRPELKEMPFVLAAPVKNRVVITAASLAAEKEGAFTGMAVADARAACSELVVIDEVPGKATQLLRLLGLGCIRYTPVVAVNLPDGLLLDISGCTHLWGGERDYLKTIVFKLRDAGFDARAAIADTPGAAWGIVRFAKSGPIVAPGKQAQAIALLKPAALRLEAPVLERLQKLGFSTIGSFIQMPSSVLRRRFGKELLLRIDQALGRVAEPLVSLTPPVPYAQRLPCLEPIRTATGIEIAIEKLLEVLCLRLQAEGKGIRKATLKCHRIDGRTVQASITTTRGSHSVSHLSKLFGQQISKIEPALGIELFVLEAPRVEDMEVRQEQLWALNPGLGDTALAELLDRVAGKVGANAIRRFLPAEHYWPEQSIKLAASLSEKPETNWPEGQLRPMRLLSPPAPIEVMALVPDNPPRIFTYKGKRHTIIKADGPERIGREWWRDKGEHRDYFVVEDTEGQRYWVFRSGHYDGGDARWYLHGYFA, from the coding sequence ATGGCGATATGGTTCCGGCATTTGCTGACGGACGGCCTGGCGATCCGCCGGCCTGAACTTAAGGAAATGCCTTTTGTACTGGCTGCACCCGTGAAAAACCGGGTTGTGATCACCGCGGCCAGCCTGGCGGCGGAAAAAGAAGGGGCCTTTACAGGTATGGCCGTGGCGGATGCCCGGGCGGCATGTAGTGAGCTGGTCGTGATTGATGAAGTCCCCGGCAAAGCAACTCAGTTATTGCGGTTATTAGGTTTAGGCTGCATTCGTTATACACCCGTGGTCGCAGTTAACCTGCCCGACGGCTTGTTACTGGATATATCGGGTTGTACCCATCTCTGGGGCGGCGAACGGGATTATCTTAAAACCATTGTTTTCAAATTACGTGACGCGGGTTTCGACGCGCGTGCCGCCATCGCTGATACGCCGGGCGCTGCCTGGGGTATCGTACGCTTTGCTAAATCGGGGCCGATCGTAGCACCGGGCAAACAGGCGCAGGCGATAGCCCTGTTGAAACCCGCTGCCTTGCGCCTGGAAGCACCGGTATTGGAACGTTTGCAGAAACTGGGTTTCAGCACCATCGGCAGTTTTATACAGATGCCATCCTCTGTGTTGCGGCGCAGGTTTGGCAAAGAATTGCTGTTACGCATTGATCAAGCGTTGGGAAGGGTGGCTGAACCTTTGGTTTCATTAACCCCGCCTGTGCCTTATGCACAAAGATTGCCCTGCCTGGAGCCCATCCGAACAGCTACAGGTATTGAAATTGCTATCGAAAAGCTGCTGGAGGTTTTGTGCCTGCGTTTGCAGGCCGAAGGCAAAGGTATCCGTAAAGCAACCCTCAAATGCCATCGCATCGATGGCCGGACGGTGCAAGCCTCCATTACCACGACCCGAGGCTCGCATAGTGTTTCCCATTTATCAAAACTCTTCGGGCAGCAAATCAGTAAGATCGAACCCGCACTCGGTATCGAACTTTTTGTGCTGGAAGCCCCGCGAGTGGAGGATATGGAAGTCCGGCAGGAACAGTTATGGGCGCTTAATCCGGGCCTTGGTGATACTGCACTGGCTGAATTGCTTGACCGTGTGGCCGGTAAAGTAGGTGCAAATGCGATCCGCCGGTTTTTACCCGCCGAACATTACTGGCCTGAACAATCCATTAAGCTGGCGGCTTCATTATCGGAAAAGCCGGAAACAAACTGGCCAGAGGGACAGTTGAGGCCCATGCGTTTATTATCACCACCTGCACCGATCGAGGTGATGGCATTGGTGCCTGATAACCCGCCCCGGATCTTTACTTATAAAGGGAAACGGCACACCATCATCAAGGCAGACGGCCCTGAACGCATCGGTCGGGAGTGGTGGCGTGACAAAGGGGAGCACCGGGATTACTTTGTGGTAGAGGACACAGAAGGGCAACGCTATTGGGTTTTTCGGTCCGGGCACTATGACGGGGGCGATGCCCGCTGGTATTTACATGGTTATTTTGCTTAG